The DNA sequence AAGCCGAGGCCGGTGAGGGTCGCTTCGAGCAAGGCGACGTCGTTGTGGGGGTTGGTGAGCTTCGAGATCGGCCCGGAATAGCCGGCGTTGCCGATCAGCAGCGCGATGCGGGGGACGGTCGCCGCGCCATCGCTGGAGGCGGGCGCGGTGCCGGAGGTCTGGCCGAGCGCCAAGCCGGCCGCACCCGCGAGCGCGACGCCAACCGACATGACGAGCCCGGCAACCCAAGACCACCGCATCGGCGCAATGCCCAAGAAGTTGCAGAGGTGAACACAGCATATCGCGGCAGCCGGCCGCAGCGCAATCGGGTCGAGCGATGGCGGCCGGCGGCGTTTGGCGCCCCCTTCATGGCGACCCCGGACCAGCGGAGCACCACTCACGTGCTGCACCGCATCCGGGGATCGTGATCGGAGCCGCACCGCATCCGGGGGTCGTGAGGGTAGCGCACCGCATTCGGGGATCGTAACTCACGGCTCCCGGACGCACTGCGGCGTGGAGCGCAGCGCAATGCCGCTGTGCTGATCCGGGACCGGGTTCGTTCTGCTCCCTTCATGGCGACCCCGGACCAGCAGCGCGTCATTGCATGCCGCGCAGCATCCGGGGATCGTGAGGGTAGCGCACCGCGTCGGGGATCGTCACACCACGGCTCCCGGATGCACTGCGGCGTGGAGCGTAGCGCAATGCCGCTGTGCTGATCCGGGACCGCCCTCGTTCTGCTCCCTTCCCCGCGACCCCGGATCAGCAGCGCGTCATTGCATGCCGCGCCGCATCCGGGGATCGCAATTCACGCGTCCCGGAGCAGGCGGGCAAAGCCCGCCGCACATCCGGGACCCAGGAGGGAAGGCCGAAGGGCCGTTCGACTGGAGGGTGCGGCGCCCGTGGCCCTGGGCCCCGGACAAGGCTGCGCCTTTCCGGGGCACGTGGAGTGGCTGTCCGCTCTCACGGCTCCCGGGCGCGGTGCAGGGCGCAGCCGTGCGCCGCAGAACCGGGACCGCCCTCGTTATGCTCCCTTCATGGCGACCCCGGATCAGCAGCGCGTCAGTGCCTGCCGCGCCGCATCCGGGGATCGTGAGGGTGGTGCGCCGCATCGGGGATCGTGACATCACGGCTCCCGGGCGCGGTGCAGGGCGCAGCCGTGCGCCGCAGACCCGGGACCGCCCGCGTTGTGCTCCCTTCACTGCGACCCCGGATCAGCAGCGCGTCATTGCATGCCGCGCCGCATCCGGGGATCGTGAGGGTGTGGCGTGCATGTAGGGGGCCGTATCCGGGGCGCGTCGAAAATTCCTTTTTTCTGCGACTCGCCTTCGGCGAGGAGGGATTCACAGACGCACGCGAGTCGGATATAAAAAACCATGGCGCAAGTCGATGGCTCCGAGACGTAAGGAGGAAAAGAAGCAGGAGGTAAAAGCGTCCTGGGCAGAACTACCGCGACAACGACCGAGCCACCCGGAAGCCGAAGAGGCTGTTCCGGTTGTCCGGCCCGTTCCTGAGGCGGTTGGCGGAGCGCAGGACCCCCGGAAGGTAGTTCCAGGAACCGCCGCGGACCACACGGAGGCTTGTATCGCCATCCTTCGTCCAGGCCGAGCCGTCCGTCGGGGCGCCGTTGTAGTTTTCGTGCCAGGGATCCTCGACCCACTCCCAGACGTTGCCGTGCATGTCGTGGAGGCCGAAGGCGTTGCCGGGAAAGCTGCCGACCTCGACGGTTTTCTCGCGATAGGCTCCCTTGCGGCCGGAGCCGTAGGTATAGTTGCCGTCGTAATTCGCCTGATCGGTCGAAATCGTCGCGCCGAACGAGAACGGTGTCGTCGTGCCACCGCGCGCCGCATATTCCCACTCGGCTTCGCTCAGCAGCCGGTAGGCCCCGCCCCCCGAGAGCCCCAGCGTCCTGTTGAGCCAGGGAAGATATTCGTTCTCGATGTCGTCCCACGAGACGTTCATCACCGGCCGCTGGCCGCGTCCCCAGTTCTCGTCGCTGGGTTTGTGTTTGCAGCCCTTGGCCGCGACGCACGCGTCCCACTGCGCGAACGTCACCTCGAACTTACCCACCGCGAACGGCTGGCGAAGCGTAACCCGACGCTGCGGGCCTTCGTCGGCGTTGCGTCCCTCCTCGCTCTCGGGAGAGCCCATCATGAAACTCCCCGCCGGAACGACCACCATCAGGGGGCAGTCGGGGCAATCGCGAAACGTCTCGCCCGGCTGATAGCGCTCGGCGGGGCAGACGGTTCCGGTCTGCCCTTCCAGCTGGCGCAGCAGGGCAAGGCTCGGCCCGCCTCCGCTGCCCACCTCGGCAACGCGCGCGTGCTCGCGCCAGCGCGCCAGAGCCCCGGCGCTCGCCGGTCCCCAGAGGCCATCCGGCTCACCGGGCCGGCAGCCGAGACGGGCCAATTCGCGCTGCACCGCCAGCGCCAGCTCGCGCCCCTGCGGGCCGGCGGGCTCGGATGGCGCCGACGGAGCCGGTTGCGCCGGCGTCCCGGCCGAAGGCGCTGGCGCCGCCGGTGCTGGCGCCGCCGGTGCTTCGAGAGCCGCGAGGCGCTGCCTCGCGCGGTAGGCCCAGAGCGGGGCCGGGCCTTCGAACTGGGCGATATAGGCCTCGATCAGGCCGCGATCGGTGGTCGTCTCGATGGCATGGGTCTGCCAGAGCCGCTCGGCCTCGCTCCCGTTGGGCAACCCCGCCGGAGCCGCCTCGGCACGCCCGGCGAATTGCAATCGCTCGCGCCGGCGGATGCCGTCGAGGGTCCAGGGCTCCTGGTCGTTGCCGGTCGCATCGAGCACGCGCAGGCGCACATTGTGGAACATGATGAGGTCCGACTGGCCCGGCACCACCAGTTCGGCCGCGAGCGCGGCGGCATAGGGGCCGCTGCCATCGCCCCGGTCCGAAGCGGTCCTGCCCGGTGCGGCAGCAAATGCGATGAGCGCGCCCGAGCGCTGCTGCACCGGCAGGAAGCCCTTACCGCCGCGATCGCCCCGCAGTTCGTTGCGGCAGGCATCGAGCACCAGATAGTGCGCTGCCCGTGGCGCCTCGGTGCGCAGGATGTCGAGGATTTCGCTCTGCCTGACGCCCGACACACGCAACAGCCGGGTCGAGGGCTCGGGGACGTCGGTCGGGATGATGTAGTTCTCGCCGTCCGAAGCGATGCCGTGGCCCGAATAATAGAGGAAGCCCGTTGCATTCGGCCCGGCCGCGGCAAGACGCGCGGCAAAATCGTTGACCGCGAGGAGGATCGTTACGCGCGTGCCGTCGCGCACCGGTTCGAGCACCTCGAAGCCGACCTTGCGCAGGGCCTCGCCGACGATCCGGATGTCGTTGTGCGGATTGCGCAGCGCGCCGACGCCCGGCTGGTAGTCCTGATTGGCGATCAAGAGAGCGAAACGTGGGCCGCTCGCCTCGGCACGCGCCGGTGCCGCGCCGAAGATGGCGACCGCCAGAGTGAGCAGGAAGCGCACCAGAATCGACCGCATCGCCTCCAACCCGCACGAGCAACTGAACAACGATAGCGGCCGCACGCCGTTCGATCAATCGGCCCCGCGAACCGCCTGCCTCCCTCAGCGCGCGACGATCTCGTATTCGACGACGGCATAGCCCCAGGCTTTGACCGCTTCTCCGGAGGCGCCCGAACGGGCCTCGAACCAGGCCTTGATCTGGGCCAGCAGGTTCATGAAATAGCTCGTGCGCTGGCGCGGCACGAAGCCCTTGGCGAGCGTTGCCGGATCGCCGACGCTGAGGCCGATGGGAAAATCCTCCGGTACCACGATGGCGACGAGATGGCCCTTGCCGGTCGGCTCGGCGGCCTCGAAGAAATCGGTGCCGTAGGCCGGGCCGGGGATGCGGATGGTCTCGCCCGCCGCGAGCGCGCCGACCGTCTCCGGCCGGTCGAACTGGTTCGGAAAGAGCTGGAGGACCGTTCCCTCTGCATTGATGTCGATGAGAATGAGACGGCCCGCGATGTCGGTTGCGATCTCGAAGGCGATCTCGTCACCGATCCGGATCGGCCGGCGCCCGACGATGGCGAGCCGTGCACGGTCGCGGGCGGACGCGAGCAGCGCGTCGAGGTCGCCCAGGATCTGCCCGACGGAGGCCGCGCCGTGGCCGCGCCCGGCGGATTGCGCGACGAGGCCGCCGACATGCCGCGCGATCCAGGGCGCGAAGTGGGAGACGCGGGTGTAGACGCCGTAGCGGCCGGCCAAGGCGCAGCCCGCCCCCCAACTGAC is a window from the Hyphomicrobiales bacterium genome containing:
- a CDS encoding SUMF1/EgtB/PvdO family nonheme iron enzyme — encoded protein: MRSILVRFLLTLAVAIFGAAPARAEASGPRFALLIANQDYQPGVGALRNPHNDIRIVGEALRKVGFEVLEPVRDGTRVTILLAVNDFAARLAAAGPNATGFLYYSGHGIASDGENYIIPTDVPEPSTRLLRVSGVRQSEILDILRTEAPRAAHYLVLDACRNELRGDRGGKGFLPVQQRSGALIAFAAAPGRTASDRGDGSGPYAAALAAELVVPGQSDLIMFHNVRLRVLDATGNDQEPWTLDGIRRRERLQFAGRAEAAPAGLPNGSEAERLWQTHAIETTTDRGLIEAYIAQFEGPAPLWAYRARQRLAALEAPAAPAPAAPAPSAGTPAQPAPSAPSEPAGPQGRELALAVQRELARLGCRPGEPDGLWGPASAGALARWREHARVAEVGSGGGPSLALLRQLEGQTGTVCPAERYQPGETFRDCPDCPLMVVVPAGSFMMGSPESEEGRNADEGPQRRVTLRQPFAVGKFEVTFAQWDACVAAKGCKHKPSDENWGRGQRPVMNVSWDDIENEYLPWLNRTLGLSGGGAYRLLSEAEWEYAARGGTTTPFSFGATISTDQANYDGNYTYGSGRKGAYREKTVEVGSFPGNAFGLHDMHGNVWEWVEDPWHENYNGAPTDGSAWTKDGDTSLRVVRGGSWNYLPGVLRSANRLRNGPDNRNSLFGFRVARSLSR